A single region of the Lates calcarifer isolate ASB-BC8 linkage group LG3, TLL_Latcal_v3, whole genome shotgun sequence genome encodes:
- the znf706 gene encoding LOW QUALITY PROTEIN: zinc finger protein 706 (The sequence of the model RefSeq protein was modified relative to this genomic sequence to represent the inferred CDS: deleted 1 base in 1 codon) gives MARGHQKIQSQQKNAKKQAEMKKAKGHDQKTAAKAALVFTCAVCRSQMPDPKTFKQHFESKHPKSPLPPELEGVEA, from the exons ATGGCACGTGGGCATCAAAAGATTCAGTCTCAGCAGAAAAATGCCAAGAAACAGGCAGAAATGAAGAAGGCCAAGGGTCATGATCAGAAGACGGCAGCTAAGGCC GCGCTGGTGTTTACCTGCGCTGTGTGCCGG TCCCAGATGCCTGACCCAAAAACCTTCAAGCAGCACTTCGAGAGCAAGCACCCGAAATCCCCTCTGCCCCCTGAGCTAGAAGGAGTGGAGGCATAA